In the genome of Pieris napi chromosome 16, ilPieNapi1.2, whole genome shotgun sequence, one region contains:
- the LOC125057124 gene encoding beta-1,3-glucan-binding protein-like has product MKLILILITIIYNVRAYTVPPATLEAIYPRGLRVSVPDDGFSLFAFHGKLNEEMEGLEGGQWSRDITKPKNGKWYFRDRNAKLNIGDKIYFWTYVIRDGLGYRQDNGEWTVTEYVTEDGKPVDPNKLPPPTPAPTPTPTPSVNTPIYTPPVTRPVTQSSCTISPTVVRGLQSVCAGQLIFSEEFDKPNVRDLVNWEAEVRFPEEPDYPFNIYLSDDSLKMEDGALNIYPLLTENKFREGILDESLDLSNTCTGTIGTRECNRTAWGAQILPPVYTGKVTTKNKFNFKFGKIEIRAKLPGGNWLIPELNLEPHDKVYGSARYESGLIRVAFAKGNPTYSKKLYGGAILSDTDPYRTYLMKEKIGIDSWNKDYHTYTLIWKPDGIDLLVDGEQYGSIPAGEGFYPSAREHAVPHAASWLKGSVMAPLDQVFYVSLGLRVGGIHDFADAPDKPWKNRGSKAMYDFWQAKNSWFPTWYQSQMKVDYVRIYSL; this is encoded by the exons AtgaagttaattttaattttaataactataatatacaATGTGCGGGCCTACACCGTTCCGCCGGCAACTTTAGAAGCCATTTATCCCAGAGGATTGCGGGTTTCAGTTCCAG ATGATGGATTTTCCTTATTCGCTTTTCATGGAAAACTCAATGAGGAAATGGAGGGTCTGGAGGGGGGACAATGGTCACGTGACATCACGAAACCCAAAAACGGAAAATGGTACTTCAGAGATAGAAATGCCAAGCTGAACATTGGAGACAAAATCTACTTCTGGACTTACGTAATCCGAGATGGGTTGGGATATAGGCAGGATAATGGAGAATGGACCGTTACAg aatatGTAACTGAAGACGGCAAACCAGTGGATCCAAACAAGTTGCCACCACCAACACCCGCACCCACGCCCACACCCACACCCTCCGTCAATACCCCAATATACACTCCACCAGTGACAAGACCTGTAACACAAAGCAGCTGCACTATATCTCCTACTGTCGTGAGAGGTCTACAAAGCGTTTGCGCTGGTCAGCTGATCTTCAGCGAAGAGTTTGACAAGCCAAACGTTAGGGACCTCGTAAACTGGGAGGCGGAAGTCAGATTCCCGGAAGAACCG GATTACCCATTCAACATTTATCTATCTGACGATAGTTTAAAAATGGAAGACGGCGCTCTAAACATCTACCCACTGCTGACTGAGAACAAGTTTAGAGAAGGAATCCTGGATGAATCGTTGGATTTAAGCAATAC gtGTACAGGCACTATAGGCACAAGGGAATGTAACCGAACAGCGTGGGGAGCGCAAATCCTGCCTCCTGTATACACCGGCAAAGTTACTACTAAAAACAagttcaattttaaatttggaaaaatCGAAATAAGAGCCAAATTGCCTGGTGGCAATTGGTTGATACCAG AATTAAACTTAGAACCCCACGATAAAGTTTACGGAAGCGCAAGATACGAATCAGGACTTATTCGCGTAGCATTCGCAAAGGGGAACCCGACCTATTCAAAGAAACTCTACGGAGGTGCAATACTCTCCGATACCGATCCATACAGGACTTATCTGATGAAGGAGAAAATTGGGATTGACAGCTGGAATAAGGATTATCATACTTACACACTGATCTGGAAGCCAG ATGGTATTGATCTACTTGTTGATGGTGAGCAGTATGGTTCAATACCTGCTGGCGAAGGGTTCTACCCCAGTGCGAGAGAGCACGCCGTGCCCCACGCAGCGTCTTGGCTCAAAGGATCCGTGATGGCACCTCTTGATCAAGTG TTCTACGTATCGTTAGGTCTTCGTGTGGGTGGAATCCATGATTTCGCTGACGCTCCAGACAAACCGTGGAAGAACCGTGGCAGCAAGGCCATGTATGACTTCTGGCAGGCCAAGAACTCCTGGTTTCCCACGTGGTACCAATCACAAATGAAAGTGGACTATGTTAGGATATACTCGctgtga